A genomic segment from Dermacentor silvarum isolate Dsil-2018 chromosome 11, BIME_Dsil_1.4, whole genome shotgun sequence encodes:
- the LOC125941413 gene encoding uncharacterized protein LOC125941413: MEAGKEVLEQLREQQVWHFATGWLCGRSQVSGPKRLRHQRHRLQGDDTGLGDNSRQTRGHSRGGSAIALATHTSEDAVVVFTDSETAARNYMKGRISIKVMNILKRGDTPPPYTCIMWVPGHEGLEGNEAAHTAAHASVNRASPHEILDMSHSPKSAEKT; the protein is encoded by the exons ATGGAAGCGGGAAAGGAAGTTTTGGAGCAGCTCCGGGAGCAACAAGTTTGGCACTTTGCAACAG GCTGGCTAtgtggacgcagccaagtatccgggccgaaacgccttcgccatcagcgtcacagactacagggggaCGATACTGGCCTTGGCGACAATTCTCGACAAACgcgcggacacagcagaggaggctccgctatagcactcgccacccatacaagtGAGGATGCCgtagtggtcttcaccgactctgaaacagcggcacgcaactacatgaagggcaggatctccatCAAAGTGATgaacatactgaaacgtggcgacactcctcccccctacacctgtatcatgtgggttccgggacacgagggactcgaggggaatgaagcggcacacaccgcggcccacGCAAGCGTCAatcgggcctccccgcacgagattctcgacATGTCCCACTCACCCAAATCAGCGGAGAAAACGTaa